In the Zingiber officinale cultivar Zhangliang chromosome 5A, Zo_v1.1, whole genome shotgun sequence genome, ATGGGTtcgatcccttcaggtggatccacTATTGACCAAACTTGGTTTGAGAACATGGAGTCCATTTCGGatttcatggcttctagccattgcaTTGAGTCGATATCAGATATCGCCTCCTTAAAGGATCTTGGATCACATCCATTATTAAGATTATCCTGATTTCCTTCAAGGAGTAAACCATACATCATAGGTAGTCTTGAGACCCTATCTGATCTCCAAGTGTGTACTTGTTCTACTGGCTGTTGGGGTGTGAGCTCTATTATATTAGTTGTGGAATTATCTTGAACCTCTTCGAGTTCTATCATCCCACCTTTTTtatctaatagaaactcctttTCTAAGAAGGTGGCATTTCTTGAAACAAATACTTCTATTTTCTTGGGATTATAGAAATAATATCCAACAGAGTTCtttggatatcctacaaaataacacaAAGTGGATCTACTATCCAGTTTGTCTCCCACCGCCTGCTTCACATAAGAAGGACATCCCCATATTTTCAAGTATGAATACTTGGGAGGTTTTCCCATCCATATTTCATATTGTGTCTTTTCTAATGCTTTTGTATGAACTTTATTCAACAACATTGTCGTAGTTTTGAGTGCATAGCCCCAAAACGATGGCGGTAAATTAGTGAATCCCATCATAGATCGAACCATGTCCATCAATGTTCGATTATGATGTTCTTCTACACCATTAAGTTGTGGTGTTGCAGGAGGGGTCCACTGTGAGAGAATCTCATTCTCTTTTAGATAGTCCTTAAACTTTGTActcaagtattctccacctcgatctcaTCGAAGCTTCTTAATAATTTTTCCCAATTATTTTTCTACTTCATTTATGaactctttgaacttttcaaaagattcagacttatATTTCATTAAATATATATACCCATACCATGAATagtcatcagtaaaagtaatgaagtagtaaTGGACATGTTTCATGCTAACACTTAATGGACCACACACATCAGTATGGATCAAATCGAACATATCATGCACATGTTCGATATGGTGTTttagtcatttttcctttcaaacaggattcacaagttggtagGGAATTTATGTCTGACGAATCAAACAATCCTTCACTTACTAACTTAGTCATCCTTCTTTGAGAAATATGACCTAGTCTAGCATGCCATATTTGTGCTTGATTTGTactatcttcttttcttttctttgttgttgATTGCGCTTGTATATTGTTTACTGGAATATCTTTCAATTTTAAGTTATAGAGATCATTTTCTAATTCACCAGTCCTAATCAAACATTCATCCTTGTAAATATTGCAAACACCTTTTGCAAATAGACAAGAATAACCACATCTATCAAgtatagaaatagaaataatgtttttaactaaGTTCGGAACAAATAAAACATCTCTTAAATACAACTTAAAATCATTGCTCAAGATCAAAGTAATGTCTCCTATAGCTTTCGCAGCAACTCTTGCTCCATTCCCAAGTCTCAAGAAGGTCTCACCCTCTCTGAGTCTTTTACTTCTTGTCATCATCTGCAAATCATTGCAAAGATGAGAACCACAGCCAGTATACAATACCCAAGAAGTAGAGTTAATAGAGACATTAACTTCTATATAGAGCATACCTTTGTCAGAACGCTTCTGAGCAAGATACTCCTTACAATTGTGCCTCCAATGTCTAGGCTTATTGTAGTGGAAACAAACATGTTCTGACTGATTAAGCTTTGTGGGCCTTAGCTTCTTATTAAGCTTAATCTTCTTCATAGGGGCAGAacgtttctttccctttttatgGGATTCTTTCTTGGATCTAGAAGATGAACCCACATGGAAAACAGATTTTTCCTTTTTCATGGTTGCTTCATAATTTGCAAGCATATTGACTAGCTCTTCAAGGGTAGCCTCTAGCTTATTCATATTGAAGTTAACCACAAAATTGTCAAATGAGGAGGGGAGAGACAACAATAAGATGTCCGTCGATAGCTTGTGTGGAATAACCAAGTCAAGGCTCAATAACTTTTCAATAAGCCCAATCATCTTAACTCCATGCTCATGAACCGAAGCCCCATCTCGTATACGAGCCGTCATGAGCTCCTTGACAGTCACGTGCTTGACTGAACGAGTCTGTGCACCATACAACTCTTGTAGGTGTATGTGAATATCTTTAGCATCCATAGTCTCCTCAAACCACCTTTGCAgttcatttgacattgaagccagcaTATAACATCTTGCTTGAAGATTATGGTCCGACCATTTTTCAAGCTTTTCCAACTCATCAGTGGTGGCATTAACAGGAGCCTCTTTTGGAGGTGCCTTATCTAATGTATATGCAATCTTTTCAAATGCCAGAACAATCTTTAAATTTCTTAGCTAGTCAAAATAGTTAGGTCCAGTTAATTTGTTTTGATCAAGTATCACAGATAGTGGATTCCGAGATGCCATATCGAAAATATACTGAAATGAAAATAGATAATTAATATTActgattattttaaataattcataAGACAAAATATGTGGACTTTTATATTTTGAATTACCTCCCACTATTTTTGACCTTTCCATCACCCTCTAATGGAAACGGGAAATTATATTTCCTTAGTGAGTACATAGAGCCCAATTAGCCAATTGTGACCCCTGAATGATATCAGCCGATCATAATTCCCAAAAGGTAGAACTCAATTACATCATATGCAACCTCTATGTAATTCACCTCACGTTTGATAAGGGCCCAATAATATGACGCCGATTATCTTTATGTGTCAAGTCGACCCATCAATGTTAGATTGTAATGGATGGTCGCCATGTGTTCCCTCAATAATATGAGCTGAAGTCATGGGAGTTCCACCCAATCCACATCATTTATGTCAGTGGAAGACACAGCTTTCCGGCGTTCAGGCCTCCCCAATGATATGGGCCAGACACTGACCGCGGGTAGCTTTCATCATGCAACCACCGTTGATGGAAGGCAGTGAAaaatatactcttttatttttttcctttatggcttgatataaattttgaatcatattcaaaatgagagattttaatttaaatatttatatcatCACTTGGaagatataatatgttttatgcatgtttgCCGGATTCAAACAACTATGTTATAGAATAACATACATACATATATCTAATATTATATatcaaatatatcatattttaagGATAAACAATCAGTGAGAGCCATTTGATTATCCTTCTTGCATCGTATGCgtaatatcaaatattttatatcaattaattaacaattaattaattaattgatcaacTTATGCTTCttgttaattatttaaatttgaccacaagattatcaactaaattgataaatcaatttatCTATAATCAATTTTGGTAAACCAATTATTATAGGTAAAATCATGTTTCATCATAATATGTTACCAAATATTTTACGTGATTAAACTAATTAACACGAACATATTTACTTTTGTCTTAAAGTCCATATGTTAAACAAtgataacctggctctgataccactgttggaccAAATTTGAAATTCGGTGATCATGTTTCTACACTCCTATGCACAGCGAAAATTTAAAATTGTATTtatgattaaataattaaatcaaaggagtgtTCGTATGGTTTTTAAAACAAACATAAGCATGATCTTTATCTAAGCATGCATTACAATCTAACCGTATAAGTAAGATTCTAAAAGCATAACAAAGATACACTATCATGTGATTGATTCATATAAtgctaatttaatcattttatttatacatgctaaactatctaaataaacatattagatcatttaagcataacataaataaaactattaacatgCATTAACATACATATGAATCATAGTACAGGCATAAACATACCTTCCAAACAGCCTGTGTTTGGGTATGACTCCAACTATTTCGATTGTAGCGAAATAGCTCCTCATTGTTGTCACGAGCTCGTACTTCCTTCATCTAATCCAGTCCACGATCGGAGTCctctttccaacacttgatcgCACTAGAGATCAAGTGTCATTTTTCGTTGAGACGAGCAAAGCGACTTCCACAAAGATGAGGAAGGGGCTGCCCAATTACCCTTCACAAGGGGTTGTCTAATAGCTCTCAACAAGGAGCTATGCCTTCCAAAATTCTACAAGAAGATTGGGCGCCGACAATGCTTCTCGAAGAGGAGAAGTAACAAACAAGGAGATTGAACTTTTCGATGGAAGAGAGTGAAGAAGATCTCTATCTTCTTCTTTGGAAGTGGCTGCTGAAAAACTCTCAAGGAAAATTTAGGGTATGACTACCAAAActccaagaagaagaaaataaacttGTTGTCCGAAATTTTCAAGCTCTCAAAATTTTTTGCCGAACTCTCCTTCTCCAAAATTTGAAACCGTAGCTTTCGTCAAGTGCCACACAAGAGAGCTTCTTTTCTTTAATAGTTTCAAAGAACAAGAAAAAACAAAATGTGGAGTGAGTGGGGAAAGTGGATTAGAGGAGAAGTGGGAAAATGGTGAACGTGGAGaggtaaaggaaaaaggaaaaagaaaataaaatttttccttttctttttcattacACGTAGAACCAACATcctccttatatatatatatatatatatatataatttaattataattgtaTTTCTTCTAAGGTTTAAACTTTTAAAGTCCAATATCTCTTCCATGTTGGTCTATTGGATTTTTAGATCTTTTCTAGAACCCAATAATTCGAGTCCATTGTAATCATATCAACGATCCAATATCGTTGACATGACAAGCACACTTGCTCACTACTACAATATTATAAATGAAATTTATAGACTTTGTGTGGAATTCTTCCACTCTCCTTGTTTCCATTCATTGGAAATCAATAtaacatttgatcatatcaaactttatttgtcaacatactgtttgatcacatcaaaactttaTTCGCCAAATTCAACTACTTGAATTTGACTTTCTCAACGGGAAATAGGGAAACCAATACATGTGTGACCCTTAATTGTTTAGGGATACAGCTAGCCGTGAGTTTACAACTCTTTGTGATTTAGGGCATACCCTTAATAGCCCCATCCTATGATTAACTCCTTAATTATAGGACgtcagaactaattctgattaaTAGCCAACGAATCATGGTAAGAGCGTCTAGCAGCACCGCCCCATAATTCCCTAGGTATCACTGAATAGTGCTTGCAAGAACCAATTGATTATGGTTAACGTACAGTCCGgtcccttcatctcatatatcccAGTCAAATCTACAACCATTGGTACATCGAGAATTGTATATTGATTCGATAACCatgtgatatatcttatagtgaCATCGCATGTGTAATTAGGAAACTCCTTTCCTAAATTACATCTTACAGTTCTGATCAGAGACTTCATTCACTATAAAACaatatattacataggatatccacACCTGTTGGTGTGCGGTGAATCCCCGACTACAATACACTAACTCCTATATGTTTCGTTACTACACCCAATCTCACTACCTGATGACCCTAATACAGTTGGTAAATGAGTCAAAGTGTAGCCCCAGCATATAGAGTCTCAGTGTTGTCTCGGGTCATAAGGACTATTAGTGTACAACCACAACCAAAGACTTATCCACTCGATAAATGATAGCCACTTGGAAAGTCTGTGTGAGGGATGTTCGATAAACTCATCATATGATCACCCATCTATATATTTGAATATCTCTATGTCCTTACCAATGAAACATGGTACActatattgttggaaccccaaggtgttttgatgtgatcaaacaagctaagttaggtcctgcgtttgtttaacccttgtgtctaagtgtgcaggagcttaggaacacaggaagtcgagcagaagacgcgactagcgagaaggatggcacgggagagagctgacgggctcggtgcgtccgagggacgaggtgaccgcggaagagtacatcggtggactagaagaacgtgcgcggcatttgagggacgagaaaccgggaaggaaggctgctcgaggagaaggatgtaacataggttcgggtgagccctattccggatggccgagatcacccaagctagtggagccggaacagaagacccggaccgagacaagctgaaccgaagcggagcgaccagacgaaaaaagtcaaccagagttgacttttggggttcggggcgcccggacccctccggggcgcccggaccgaagtttttgaccagatcgagtcaaactcgatctaaacgttgggggataaagttttatctcccagggcgcccggaaccccttcggggcgccccgaccagtgctataaatatagcactggtttgcacagatcatttaactcacttgtaatcaattctttctgtgctttcagttgtgttcttttcatttgtgctgtcaacattgtaaagaggcttctccgcccagaggagatcatagtgcacttactttccttggattagcaatcctctgattgcaaaccaagtaaatctctggtgtatgatttctttacttagtctctactttttattacaagtgtttatgatatagttgaaatccgagaaaggttcgagttttattttgtagggcaattcacccctcccctcttgccggcctccaaagggaccaacaagtggtatcagagcaaggtgcttcaggaggactaaccgccgatcgaagcaacaagatggccggaccaagcatcgtcccaccaaaatttgaggggaacttcgcagactagaagcgtcgtatggaggtattcctaagaactgatttcgaaattcgatttataatgaagtatggttttttagCTCCGACAAATCaagatagaaaagaaaaagaagagagcaattggacaaagaaggagcagagtgaatctgtagcaaatagccgtgcggaatatcacctgctgagtgtgttaccacctcaagaggtcaaccgcatcggaagctattcatctgctaaagaactctgggagaagttcctggaactccatgaaggcacgtctgaagcgaagctcgctagaagagacatcctccggaataagttgatgaacattcgtctggaaaaaggtgagaagatagtaaatctacacgcaaaggtaaaagaactgattactgatctcgagaacctcggagaaacggtaacaaatcgggacagcaTACACTAcacactcaacgcgtttccaagaactccagagtggacgtcaatcatcgccgcctactacatctcaaaggacctagaggtaagtacattagaggaatgtttttctacccttgaattacacgaaactagatgtgcagagatatcaaaggacacaacccagactatggctcTAAACGCAactaacaaggatgaacccgagtcagactccgaagacgatcaagaagcgtacatggtaagaaactttaaaaagttttttagatctaataaatttaaaatgcagaataaaaagaataaaaaaggtagaagaaaggtacggtgctaccagtgtcagaaggagggacacctaagggaagactgcccagaactcaagaaggtgaaaataaagacacccaagaaacacaacctaaaagcaacttgggatgacacttcttcatccgaatcagaagctcaagaatatgccgggatagcactgatggcaagctacgaaggacaaagtacatcagaactcagcatcgatgaagggggagtgacctcagatggaagtagcgaagcaaggGGAGATtcagacttcaagtctgatatggtaagtgaggtatgcctcttaccccctgatgaactttactttggaatcaaagctatgactaaatccatgtataaattagaaaataaaaatgccaaattagaaaatgaaattttagaaacaaagagaattttggcaaaatcatgtcttatagaggattttgaaaaattaaaaattgaaaatgaaaaactaaaagaagaaatagaaagattgaaaaaatctaatggttcaaatatttct is a window encoding:
- the LOC121979583 gene encoding uncharacterized protein LOC121979583, with the translated sequence MKEVRARDNNEELFRYNRNSWSHTQTQAVWKLRNLKIVLAFEKIAYTLDKAPPKEAPVNATTDELEKLEKWSDHNLQARCYMLASMSNELQRWFEETMDAKDIHIHLQELYGAQTRSVKHVTVKELMTARIRDGASVHEHGVKMIGLIEKLLSLDLVIPHKLSTDILLLSLPSSFDNFVVNFNMNKLEATLEELVNMLANYEATMKKEKSVFHVGSSSRSKKESHKKGKKRSAPMKKIKLNKKLRPTKLNQSEHVCFHYNKPRHWRHNCKEYLAQKRSDKDDDKK